From a single bacterium genomic region:
- a CDS encoding methyltransferase, with the protein MRIRQPERGYRFSIDSVILAGFAAPYCRGAVLDLGTGCGILLLLLSRLAPRMRAGTGVELQGGLLDVARRNFLDNCPDRRLTAVPGDFRRELPGIEPGSFDLVVSNPPYGRAGYGRRNPDPGKEAARHEVSCTLPELFAAASRFLSAAGRFTFILPYPRLPEIEPCAAKEGMRVEFLRVVHPRDGAPPSRGLCCAVRGGRGTPRLLPPLFLHGEEGRYCAEVERICSLFRAG; encoded by the coding sequence ATGAGAATCCGGCAGCCGGAGCGGGGGTACCGCTTCTCGATCGACTCGGTGATCCTCGCGGGGTTCGCCGCCCCGTATTGCCGGGGCGCGGTTCTCGACCTTGGGACGGGATGCGGTATCCTGCTGCTGCTCCTGTCGCGCCTCGCTCCCCGGATGCGTGCCGGCACCGGCGTGGAACTCCAGGGGGGCCTGCTCGATGTCGCGCGCCGGAATTTCCTCGACAATTGCCCGGATAGGCGGCTGACAGCCGTCCCCGGGGATTTCCGGAGGGAACTTCCCGGGATCGAGCCCGGTTCGTTCGACCTGGTCGTGTCGAACCCGCCGTACGGCCGGGCGGGATACGGGCGCCGAAACCCGGATCCCGGGAAGGAGGCGGCGAGGCACGAGGTGTCCTGCACGCTTCCGGAGCTCTTCGCCGCCGCGTCCCGGTTCCTCTCCGCGGCCGGCCGCTTCACCTTCATCCTGCCGTACCCGCGCCTCCCCGAGATCGAACCGTGCGCTGCGAAGGAGGGGATGCGTGTCGAATTCCTGCGGGTGGTGCACCCGCGGGACGGCGCGCCGCCGTCCCGCGGACTCTGCTGCGCGGTCCGGGGGGGACGCGGAACTCCCCGTCTCCTCCCCCCCCTGTTCCTTCATGGGGAGGAGGGGAGGTATTGCGCCGAGGTGGAGCGGATCTGCTCCCTCTTTCGCGCCGGGTAG
- a CDS encoding DUF1015 domain-containing protein, whose protein sequence is MADVKPFRGIHYDVKRVGDLTRVVAPPYDVISPEEQDALHRRHPKNITWVDFGMSREGDGPVANKYTRAAAWFREWLAEGTLVRDALPSLYYYEQEFTIPGKRTFVRKGFLGALKLSAFGEGEVFPHERTLSKPKEDRLALMRATDVHMSPIFGLYSDPKDEVLKRLRSAMAAAPDMAAVDDLGVKHRVWTVSTPHALLGAVEGMAGKGVFIADGHHRYETAMAFRDEMRKKHGANPAAAYEHVLMFLCNMDDEGIVILPTHRGIHSVASFSADGFLAKVRAHLPVESRDGSPEDAMRAVEDAGRKGKAIAWSAGGNRYHVATFPDLPAFCDKFLSKFPPPLRPLDVVLLHGYLFEQLLGISPEAVTAGQCVKYYKDPSKVAADLASGAIQAAFFMNAVTIPEFRDVSLSGHVLPQKSTFFYPKIGTGLLIFPVGADDRVPG, encoded by the coding sequence ATGGCCGACGTGAAACCGTTCCGGGGGATCCATTACGATGTGAAGCGCGTGGGAGACCTGACCCGCGTGGTGGCGCCGCCGTACGACGTCATCTCTCCGGAAGAGCAGGACGCGCTGCACCGGCGCCACCCGAAAAACATCACCTGGGTCGACTTCGGGATGTCAAGGGAGGGCGACGGGCCCGTCGCGAACAAGTACACCCGCGCCGCGGCGTGGTTCCGCGAGTGGCTCGCCGAGGGGACCCTCGTCCGCGACGCCCTGCCGTCCCTCTACTACTACGAACAGGAGTTCACGATCCCCGGGAAGAGGACCTTCGTGCGGAAGGGGTTCCTCGGGGCCCTGAAGCTGTCGGCGTTCGGGGAAGGGGAGGTATTCCCCCACGAGCGGACGCTGTCGAAGCCGAAGGAGGACCGGCTCGCCCTGATGCGCGCAACCGACGTCCACATGAGCCCGATCTTCGGGCTCTACTCCGACCCGAAGGACGAGGTGCTGAAGCGCCTGCGCTCCGCGATGGCCGCCGCGCCCGATATGGCCGCCGTCGACGACCTGGGTGTCAAACATCGGGTCTGGACCGTGTCGACCCCCCATGCGCTCCTGGGAGCGGTGGAAGGGATGGCGGGGAAGGGGGTCTTCATCGCCGACGGGCATCACCGGTACGAGACGGCGATGGCGTTCCGGGACGAGATGCGGAAGAAGCACGGTGCGAACCCGGCCGCCGCGTACGAGCACGTGCTGATGTTCCTGTGCAACATGGACGACGAGGGGATCGTCATCCTGCCGACGCACCGGGGGATCCACTCCGTTGCGAGCTTCTCGGCGGACGGGTTCCTCGCGAAGGTGCGCGCCCATCTCCCGGTGGAGAGCCGGGACGGCTCGCCGGAGGACGCGATGCGCGCCGTCGAGGACGCGGGGAGGAAGGGGAAGGCGATCGCCTGGAGCGCGGGAGGGAACCGGTACCATGTGGCCACCTTCCCGGACCTGCCCGCTTTCTGCGACAAGTTCCTTTCGAAGTTCCCGCCGCCGCTGCGGCCGCTCGACGTCGTCCTTCTGCACGGGTACCTGTTCGAACAGCTTCTGGGGATCTCTCCCGAGGCCGTCACGGCGGGGCAGTGCGTCAAATATTACAAGGACCCCTCGAAGGTGGCCGCGGATCTCGCCTCCGGGGCGATCCAGGCCGCCTTCTTCATGAACGCGGTGACGATCCCCGAGTTCCGAGACGTCTCCCTCTCGGGGCACGTCCTACCGCAGAAGTCGACCTTCTTCTACCCGAAGATCGGCACGGGCCTGCTCATCTTCCCCGTGGGGGCGGACGACCGCGTCCCGGGGTGA